One genomic region from Balaenoptera musculus isolate JJ_BM4_2016_0621 chromosome X, mBalMus1.pri.v3, whole genome shotgun sequence encodes:
- the LOC118888407 gene encoding LOW QUALITY PROTEIN: olfactory receptor 1D2-like (The sequence of the model RefSeq protein was modified relative to this genomic sequence to represent the inferred CDS: inserted 2 bases in 1 codon; substituted 1 base at 1 genomic stop codon), translated as MVRGNLTVTSESLLLGLSEVPEHQPLLFCLFLSRYLVAVVGNLLFALVISSTSSLHTPMYFFIATLSCVDTCFTSVTVPKMLLNIQTQSQAIPYAACLTQMCFTILFLELDNVLLAVMVYDRFVAIGHPLHYTTTMSPKFCITSVCVALTVTNIYPLIHTLLMNTLSFCASVRIHHIFCELYELLKXSDIHISELVVYTMGSFLFVTPFLFISISYLCILSAILRCRSSQGKLKAFSTXDPHLAVVSLFYRTLFRVYLRPSSSYTAEDSVATVLYAVVAPMLNPFIYSLRNKDMKGALRHLFSWRRVWSW; from the exons ATGGTGAGAGGCAACCTAACCGTCACCTCGGAATCCCTCCTCCTGGGACTGTCCGAGGTGCCTGAGCATCAgcccctcctcttctgtctgtTCCTGTCCAGGTACCTGGTCGCTGTGGTGGGGAACCTGCTCTTCGCTCTGGTCATCAGCTCCACCTCCAGCCTCCACACCCCCATGTACTTCTTCATAGCCACTCTGTCCTGCGTTGACACCTGCTTCACCTCCGTCACTGTACCgaagatgctgctaaacatccaaaCCCAGAGCCAAGCCATCCCCTATGCAGCATGCCTCACGCAGATGTGTTTCACAATTTTGTTTCTAGAGCTGGACAATGTCCTCTTGGCAGTGATGGTCTATGACAGATTTGTAGCCATAGGTCACCCTCTCCACTATACCACAACCATGAGCCCCAAATTCTGCATCACATCGGTGTGTGTGGCTCTGACGGTCACAAACATCTATCCCTTGATCCACACCCTCCTCATGAATACACTGTCATTCTGTGCAAGTGTCAGAATTCACCACATCTTCTGCGAGCTCTATGAGTTGCTAAA CTCAGATATCCACATCAGTGAGTTGGTGGTTTACACCATGGGGAGCTTTCTTTTCGTCACTCCCTTCCTCTTTATCTCTATCTCCTACCTTTGCATTCTCTCAGCCATCCTGAGATGTCGGTCTTCCCAGGGCAAGCTGAAAGCCTTCTCCACTTGAGATCCCCACCTCGCTGTGGTGTCATTGTTCTACAGGACCTTATTCAGGGTGTACCTGCGACCCTCGTCCTCCTACACAGCCGAGGACTCAGTGGCCACGGTGCTGTATGCGGTGGTGGCTCCCATGCTCAACCCCTTCATTTACAGTCTGAGGAACAAGGACATGAAGGGGGCCTTGAGGCACCTCTTCAGCTGGAGAAGGGTCTGGTCTTGGTGA